The Methanosarcina acetivorans C2A genome includes the window ATCTCTATATGGGGAGAGAGTATCCCCTGAAAATCCTGGCTGGGAAAGGTATCAAAAAACCCCTTGCTTCTTTCAACGGAGCTGAACTTACTGTTCTTATTCCTGAAGCTGTTCCTGAGGAACTGAGGCCGGTACTTGTAAAAAAGGCTGTCTGGGATTTTTATCGGGAATGTGCCGAATCAAATGTTGAAAGGCTCCTTAAAATTTATTCGGAAAAACTGAAGATAGCCCCTCCGATTTTTAAGGTAAAGTATCAGAAGAGGCGCTGGGGGAGCTGTTCTGCTGATAATGTGATCAGGATTAATTTCCAGCTTATGATGGCCCCTCCCGAACAGCTTGAATATGTGGTCGTACATGAGCTCTGCCACGTAAAGGAGAAAAACCATTCCTTCAGGTTCTGGAAACTCGTTGGGGGACTCATGCCTGGTTATGAGATACACAGGAAGAGCTTGAAAAAAGAAGGCTGGAAATATGTACTTTAAAGTTGAATCTGAACCTTATATCCTGACTTCCCATCGAATTAGGCACATATTCCAAGCGCATCTAATATTTCTTTTTGCTTTTTTGTCCTTTCCATGACAATTTGTTCTCCTTCTGACAGAAGGAGAATTTTGTTCTTTTCAAGTTGCACGATCAAGCTTTCAACAGAGAACTTCTTGTTGAGTTTTGCCTCTTTCATTTCCTTCATCAGCTTCATTCTAATGATCAAAGAAACAAAGCAGATGAACAGATGCCCTTTTAAAGTGCTGTTTTTCTTGACATTTGCCGGTGGAACTTCTATGTAATTTTTAAGGAAATAAAATCCTTTCTCAACTATATCTTTGCTTCTGTAAAGTAAAAGGCACTCATCCCACTCCAGATTTCCCCTATACAGCAGGATGAATTTTCCCATCTTGTTTACTCGTTGTGACACTGCATTCTTCTTTACTTTAATTTCAAACTTATTGTCCTTGACTTTCCATGTCAAATAAGAAGCATATCTCTTTGCCAGACTAATAAACACCATTTTAGGATCCATCCAACGTCTTAAATCTACCTTTTCAAGCATCTCAAGCGTTGCATGCAGACCTTTGAAAAAACTATTTCTTTCCTGATGTTCTCGCTTTTGATCGTAATAGGCATAACCTTTTACGTTCAACTCTCCAACGTTAATGTCGACTTGCATCGTGAATATAGGTTCACCTTCGTAGACATTGAGATTTTGCGGGTCATATATCGTTTTGTGTATCTCGGACGTTTTTTCCTTCACACTTTTAATCGTTTGTGAAGGTGGGACTATGAAAGAAAGATCGTTGGACACAAGTGATTCTATGTTAGCTGTTGAAAAGAAGCCTTTGTCCATGATTAAAGTAAAATTATGAACTCCTTCCTCCTGAAGCTTTTTGATTGTGTTTTTTAATGTAGTTACATCCGATATGCTCCCTGGATACAGATCGTACATCACAGGAATCCCTTTTTCCTTATCCACGATCATCGAGAAGTTTATTTGTGGCAAATCGAGATTATCTCTGTTATAACCGTACTCCAGTAGGCTGATCATCTGTGAATAGGTCGAAATGGAGGTGATGTCATAAATGAGAGTATTGGAAGTGCATACCTCTTTTATCAAGGACTTTGAAAAATCAATGTGTACAGCACTATTTCCAATAGAGTCCAGAAGGTTTGAAATGGATTGAGAGGAAAGAGGTAGTTCAGGATGATCCTTAGAGAGAACAGTACCTTCATACCAGTCTTCAATGTGATCATAAGCTAGCGGTTTTATTATGTGATTCATCGCAAGAGTTAAAATCGACCACGCTTGTTTTTCTGAGAAGCTTTTGCTAAGCAGCAGATCAAGTTTTAACTCTTCTACGATTTTTAAGAGGGGAAGGTACTCTCCATAGGAGAGTACCTTTTCAGGGATAGATATCAGTGGTTTCTTTTGAGAGCGAACTTTTATTGGTTGGTCGTTCACAAGTTTCCCAAGATACTTGCTTTTCTGTCGGATTTTCTTTTCTACAGGATCGTAATAAGGAGTGATCTCATAGAGGTATTCGTTTCCTTTTATTACTTTGACTCTTGTAAATGGCTTCATTATGCATAATAATTAGGCACATAAAGATATATACTTTTCGATAGATAGAGCACTGAAATTAAAGCAAAAAGAGGAGTTGTGCCTAAATTAGTGGGAAGTCAGGTTATATATCCCTAAAATTTGCAAAAAATCCGTAATTTTTTTTATAAAATACCTTTTCGAATTTAAAGATTAATATAGAAATTCTTTTTTGAGCATACTGGCAGTTTTGAATTTTTCGATCTAACATTCTAACATTAGTTTTTAATTACAAAAGAGTATATTATTTATTAAAGTTATCAGGAGGAATTAGACCAAAAAATGCTTTGGATAGGGAGTATTCTACTGGAGAGTGAGTCCACTTATTTGCATAGTAACAATATTGAAACTGCTATTTCAAATGGTAATAATGCACGTACAAAGAACTCTGTTACAAAGGACTCTGTTACAAAGGACTCTGTTACAAAGAACTCTGTCACAAGGGATTCTGTCACAAAGAACTCCGTTACAAAGGACTCTGTCAATCATATCTTCTCTAAATTTCTAAATCCCGGGATGGAAGAGCTGCCGATTTATCTTCTTGGTATATTATTTATGATGTCTGGATTTTTGCTGTTTATTTATGGTCTTTTTATGAGGCAAATTTACCAGTTTGTTATGGGTTTCATTTTTCTGATTTCAGGGCTTGTTTTAGACAATGCAAGAAACTCAGACACGAATGGGAAATGAAACTTGAAGAAAAAATTACCTATGCATCTGGATAAGTAGCACTTTAGCAGATTCGGAATAAGAACAGATATCTGTGATTTTTTCAGTTTTCCATTTATAGTCCCGAATTTTTCCAATTTTATTTCAGTCGAATACCCCGCTAGCTTGCTGCGGGGAT containing:
- a CDS encoding M48 family metallopeptidase, producing the protein MRKNDSIKACGRTIDYEIVYSKRRRKAAIVVRPDLKVEFRAPHGLSLEAIRDMLQKKAGWVQEKLDWFEANRLPGQEKRYTEGEIYLYMGREYPLKILAGKGIKKPLASFNGAELTVLIPEAVPEELRPVLVKKAVWDFYRECAESNVERLLKIYSEKLKIAPPIFKVKYQKRRWGSCSADNVIRINFQLMMAPPEQLEYVVVHELCHVKEKNHSFRFWKLVGGLMPGYEIHRKSLKKEGWKYVL
- a CDS encoding IS1634-like element ISMac12 family transposase, whose protein sequence is MKPFTRVKVIKGNEYLYEITPYYDPVEKKIRQKSKYLGKLVNDQPIKVRSQKKPLISIPEKVLSYGEYLPLLKIVEELKLDLLLSKSFSEKQAWSILTLAMNHIIKPLAYDHIEDWYEGTVLSKDHPELPLSSQSISNLLDSIGNSAVHIDFSKSLIKEVCTSNTLIYDITSISTYSQMISLLEYGYNRDNLDLPQINFSMIVDKEKGIPVMYDLYPGSISDVTTLKNTIKKLQEEGVHNFTLIMDKGFFSTANIESLVSNDLSFIVPPSQTIKSVKEKTSEIHKTIYDPQNLNVYEGEPIFTMQVDINVGELNVKGYAYYDQKREHQERNSFFKGLHATLEMLEKVDLRRWMDPKMVFISLAKRYASYLTWKVKDNKFEIKVKKNAVSQRVNKMGKFILLYRGNLEWDECLLLYRSKDIVEKGFYFLKNYIEVPPANVKKNSTLKGHLFICFVSLIIRMKLMKEMKEAKLNKKFSVESLIVQLEKNKILLLSEGEQIVMERTKKQKEILDALGICA